From Sardina pilchardus chromosome 9, fSarPil1.1, whole genome shotgun sequence, a single genomic window includes:
- the ppp1r3db gene encoding protein phosphatase 1, regulatory subunit 3Db, with translation MSQFSPQPPGPRSDLGPQFATGMSQVSQPAMVVRLSDIYSPKPEPERRPVRIRPPSPRTPSPKDLTTHRRSVSCEAPPKPIMRRRAQSLPSTPRRRPSQAHTQVRFADSLGLELEKVKVFKAGEDPMIPHHVLTRLLMNSELFSGKGLELSLPYFKPSFPEDMGAQPGFLDRLRGQKVCLERVFCSEVGIIGTAQVLNLAFEKEVTVRYSFTDWKSTADTKASWVTAASSDRPGQPEADIFRFRLPVPPFILQPGATLEFAIRFRVMRAEYWDNNDGNNYRLTCQNYKVSVPRECEDSMLHFI, from the coding sequence ATGTCCCAATTCAGTCCACAACCTCCTGGCCCAAGGAGTGACCTGGGCCCTCAGTTCGCCACGGGCATGAGTCAGGTGTCCCAGCCAGCCATGGTTGTCCGCTTGAGCGATATCTACAGCCCCAAGCCGGAGCCGGAACGAAGGCCAGTGAGGATCCGACCCCCCAGCCCAAGGACCCCGTCGCCTAAGGACCTaacaacacacagacgcagTGTGTCCTGCGAGGCACCGCCAAAGCCAATCATGCGGCGACGCGCCCAGTCCCTGCCCTCCACACCCAGACGTCGCCCCAGCCAGGCCCACACGCAGGTGCGCTTCGCCGACTCTCTGGGCCTGGAGCTGGAAAAGGTCAAGGTGTTCAAGGCCGGAGAGGACCCGATGATACCTCACCATGTGCTCACTAGACTCCTGATGAACTCGGAGCTCTTCTCCGGCAAGGGCCTCGAGCTCTCCCTGCCTTACTTTAAGCCCAGCTTCCCGGAGGATATGGGGGCTCAACCAGGATTTCTGGACCGCTTGCGTGGACAGAAGGTGTGTTTGGAGAGGGTTTTCTGCTCCGAGGTTGGGATCATTGGGACCGCTCAGGTCCTGAACCTTGCCTTCGAGAAGGAGGTCACAGTCCGCTACTCTTTCACGGACTGGAAGAGCACAGCCGACACCAAGGCCAGCTGGGTGACCGCCGCGTCCAGCGACAGACCCGGTCAGCCGGAGGCGGACATCTTCCGCTTCCGTTTGCCCGTCCCACCGTTCATTTTGCAACCCGGCGCGACCTTGGAGTTTGCCATTCGCTTCCGGGTCATGAGAGCAGAGTACTGGGACAACAATGATGGCAATAACTACAGGCTCACCTGCCAGAACTACAAAGTATCTGTTCCAAGAGAGTGTGAAGACAGCATGCTGCACTTTATTTAG